The window AGCCCGTTCTCACCAAGATCATAGATCACATTGTCAGAGATGGTCAATACCCCACTGGAAGATAATGTAGTCGTGCCACTGGTTTGTGTCACCCCGCTCGTATTGCTCAAAGTCAACGCATCGAAGGTTGGATCACCCGTGATCGTGGAACCTTGTAAGCCTATGGGAGTAGTCATGGTAATCAGATTTCCACCTTGATTCAGGGTTCCTTGGGTGTGCGTCCAATCACCGTAGATCGTTAATGCATCAGCTAAAATCAGTGATCCACTGGCTTTATTCACGGTAATATCTCCAAATATTTCACCGTTAGTCGTCAAGGTCTGATCTCCGGTTCCGTTGAAAGTTACGGTTCCACCATCGCCACCGTCGGCTACCTGGATGTTTCCGGAGGTGACCGTCAAATTTCCTCCTACAACTACATTAGCTTCATCATTATTACCCGCGGCTGTCTGATCTACCCTAAAGAAATCAAACCGTCCATTATCAGCGGTATCGTCGTTAAGGTTAATTGTCAGGTTATTAGACACTTGCAAGTCCAGCACCGTCGCATCACTAGAATCTGGAGCGCCATAATCCCCTTCATAATCTCCATCTCCTACTGAGAAATTGTAGAAGGCAATGGATGAATAAGCCGATATATCGTTAGAGGTATTTGTTGTGTTGGTAATACCAGAAGTACCTACATCATGGGCATCTTGCAATACTTTGACTGTACCACCAGTTACCGTAGCATTGGTCACGGCAGAAGTAATACTGATGGCTTTTCCATCACTTGTTTCAGAACGTACAATTTCCAAAATGGTATTGGTACCACTCATCGTGAATGAAGAAGCAGCATTATCTAAGACAAAATCTGCCTCAGATCGGTTTGCTACAGAAGTTACTGAACGGTTATTTGTACTGGTATTTCTCGCAATCGAGACAATTCCATCGTTAGTCAATGAAAAGGCCAAAGCTGTCGATCCATCAATGACATTTGGCCTAATAGCCCCACCGACATTCAAAACAGAACTACTCCCATCTACAGAGATAGAACCAGCAGTACCTTCATATCTTATAGAATTATCGGTTGCATTGTCAGTAACATCTCCTACGTTCAAGCTTCCACTACTGATGGTAATACCTCCACTAAGGATCAAGGTACCTGCGCCAGAAGTACTAAGACTAAAATCAGCAGAACTGTTATTTAAAGTGAGTGCAGATGTGGCTGGAATGGATACATCACCATTATTGCTCAGCACAACAGTCGAGGCAGAACTCACAACCAGGGTGCCATTTTGAAATTCTATAGAAGACTCAGCTACTTCACTTCCCTGATCAGTGATGCTTAATGTGGTTACATCTGCTGTCAACGTAGTTGCCTGTGAACTGCCTACGTTCACGATCAAACGATCAAAGTCTGCAGATCCTGCTCCCGTAATGGATGTATTAGAAGCACTATTGAAGGTGGTGGCCACCGTACTTCCCCCAGTATTCATATCAAAGGTTCCTGTACTCGTCAATGATCCACTAATGGTAAGATTATGACTGGCTGTTCCTGAATTTGCTACATTGAACGTACCAGCTACGGACAGGTCACCAGAAAAGGCAACTGTTCGATTATTGGTTGATCCAAAGCTTAGTACATCACCAGATGCTATTGTGACATTGCCGGTCACTGAGAGGTTACCATTGTTATCGTCACTGATATTGACTGTAGTTCCGAATCCTCCCGAAACATCAAAGGTGCCTGTTATGGTCAAATCTTCATTAGGTAATGTCTTCGTGTTTGCTGAAGCACTCGTGCTGGAAATTACCAGATTATTGTAACTACCACCAGCCGTAGGGATCAAATATCCTCCATTACCACTGTACTCCACCGTACCACCGGAAGCGCCCAGAAAGGAGGACCAGTCCGCGCCGTTTTCACTTGGAAAAGTAGGCGCATCCGTATCTCCGGAAACAATTCGTAAAGTTCCTGTACCCGAAACAGTCCCGAAGGAATGACCTGTCGTAGGTGTTCCTCCATTTTCCCCAATGATCATTACACCATCAGATTCAATAGTAATTGAGCCTGCACTTTGTCCATCTGCATCTATGGTCACATCATCACCTTTGATAATTACTGGTGAATTCGTTCCCGGCGTACGATTGATAGGTGTCGACCCTCCATCCGTATTGGTCCAATGTGCGCCATTGTTCCAATCATGATCCGAAACGCCTGAGATCAGATAGAATGTGGTAATTACACCAGCAAATTCGTCTTCTTCTCCAGCAGTAAAATGGCCATCGGTGAACTCCACTCCTTTTAAGGTGGCTTCATTACTGGCTGCGTTCACTCCGTCAGTGCCATCGGTTGTTTCATCAGAAGTGGTCCACTCAGGATTACTCACATCATATCTGGCAGAAATGTAGCTACTCTCCACACCTCTGATGTCACTATCATCATAGTTGTATGTAAAGTCTGCATTGGTGTCACTAAAATTCCCACCATCATTCACCAACCAATAGAAATCTATATCCAGGGTATTGCTTCCATCAAGTGTAAACTGTGATCCGCCGGTCACCGGTACTACGGTTAGTGCGCCAAAAGAACTTCCCGAATTCAACGCCATTTGAAAGGGCTTATAGGCGGTACCGATCCCGATCGGATAGGTTTTGGAATCTGTACTGGACGTAAATGTCTGGACCATTCCTCCTGAGGAAGAAGCCCCATCAAAGGCCACAAAAGTTGTTGAACCGCCTCCGGTAATGGTAGCTCCTGAAGCTAGTGTAAATGTTCCCGATCCTACATTAAGAATACCTTCTGTCAGGGTCAATGATCCGGTGATATTAAAACTCAGATCTCCAGAAGCTCCATTGGCATCGTTCATGATCAAATTTGAAAGTGTAGCGGTGCCAGTTGATGTGATCGAGTGGCTTGATGCACCACCTGTTAATGCAATGGATCCTGTACCTGTATAACTGCCATTTGCCACCAAATTACCTGCCACTGTATGAGCAAGACTTGCATCCGTTAGGATTCCGGAGTTGATTGAAAGATCGTCGATAGCCAGGGCAGTATTACTAATGGTCAGCGTTTGTCCCCCATCCATATCCACTGCTAAACTCTTGGTTCCCGAACCACTCCATTCCGTATCTATGCCAGGATCGGTAGAACGACTTGTTCCTGTGTACCTCACGGTATAAGTATTGGCTCCCTGTAACGTACCTGTAAGCGTTCCAGCTGATTTAGAAATGACCGAATTGGCATTCATGGTCAGATTTGTACCTGCAGCCAGAGTGCCATTGGTCAAAAAGACCGTGTCCTGAGTCGCCCCAGCTCCTGCCAAATTGACCGTGCCACTACCAGAAACAGTCAGACTTCCGAATGCAGCGTTAGTAGGTACATGTCCATTGGAAATGGTTGCGCTGCCATTGTAATCGACATATGATCCCGAGGCCATTGAATAGGTACCGAATGCATCCGATGTATGACCTGGAAAGTCTGTATCTAGTTTTAAGACGCCACCTGAACCAATGGTGAACGTCCCATCAGTGCCATCATCGTCAAAATTATTGGTACCCATATTCAGGATACCTTGTGTGATGGTAACATCTCCAACCACATAAGAATTGCCCGAATTGATAAAGTTAACTTCCCTGTTACCAGGATCGTTGATCACCCAATTCCCGTAGTTGGTATGTCCTGTATTAATGCTTAAATCAAACCCATCAGCACTTGATGAGGTGGATGTACCATCGCCAAAACCCCAGGTGACATTGGAAAAGTCAATGGCATCGCTACCTAGGCCGTCAAAACTGGCTGTAATTCTCTCGTTTTGGGTATTTCCTGGCTGACTAATGGCCAGTATTTCCCCTGTACCGGTTGATTTTGCAGGATCAATAAAGTTGATATTTACCGGCCCAGTTATATTTACAATTCCGGCTTCTAAATACAGTTGATTCTGATCGGGATCTTGATCAGTCGCAGCCTGAGCATCAAAATTGATGGTGGCATTTCCTCCAAGAATTAATCTCGAATTGTAATCTCTTTGCCTTAGTCGGCCATTTATATTTACGGTTCCTCCAGTGATCTCAAACTCATGATAAGCTGTCGTACTTCCATACGCCGGATTATCATCCTCATCACCCAAAGTAATAACCATGGCACCGTCACCAACACTAAGCGTACCACCCGTCACCTGAAAAATCGTTGGTGCATTAGGGTCTCTTTCTCCAATAAAATCTATGTCATTGACCCCACCGCTGTTTTCTAAACCAATGTTGGTAGTCCCACTAGACATATGAAATCCGGTTCCTTGTCTGATATCCAGCGCACCAGCGATATTTAATATACCCCCAGCTACAACCAAAAGAAAATCATCTGGATCTGTATCATTCGAGTCATCATTAAGCAATACACTTCCGATATTCCCACCACCAATATTCAATTCTCCATCTGTATTTACAGTAACCAGCGAATTGTCCCCTATGACAGACAGAAGATCTTCTTCAGTAGGTGAACCTTGAGCAACTATGCTGGTACCAATATTTAATACCGCAGTACTTGCACTTCCTGTTCCATCTCCTACAGTTAATGTGGAGGTTGTTTCTCGTAATTCTAGGAAGTTGGCAGTATTCTGACTTCCATCGGTAGCAGCAGTCACCAAATTGAAGGTTCCATCGAGGATATTGATGGCACCACCATCCTGCACGATAACCAGATCTGTATCAAGCTGGGTTTGCGCGCTTCCACCAATGTTAACTGTTCCTCCTTCAACACTTAGTGTTCCTGAAACATCAAGCATACTGGACATGTCATCGACATCCTCTGTCTCAATGTTTAAGGTTGCACCCGATTCAACAGTAAGTGTATTTCCTGCTAAAATATCAATACCACCATCCGCGGTAAAAGAAAAGGCAGTGGTAATGTTCCAATTACCAAAATCAATATCAAAATTGGTTCCAAAGTCAGCATTTGTTCCGACTGAGAATACTGCACCGCCGCTTAAAGTGGGCAAAACATCCAAATTCAGGTTTTCTCCATATTCAAGGGTTCCACCAGTCATGGTCAATACTCCATTTAGTAGTTCACTGTTGCCTTCTGCACCAAGATCCTGCGTTCCAACGTACATCGCTCCTGAAGAGATATTAAGGTCCATATATGACGTAGCGTTCTGAAAATCAATGTTATCAGCAATGTTCACTGTACCACCAGCGATATTGAAATCAAAGTCGGTGGACTGATTGGTAATTCTAACAGTCCCCGCTCCCGTAGTAGTGAGGTCACCAATATTTAACGTTCCACCATTGACATTGAGAACCACTCCAGTACCATCTACCTGAAAGACTCGTTGACCATCTGTGGAATTATTAACGTCCACGTTAACCGTTCCGTCGGTCAGTGTGAACGTGGTATTATTTCCTTCAAATTCAAAAGCATTTCCTCCATCTGTGGTGGATGAGCCAAAATTGACAATCCCGGAACTGGTGTTGACGGTCATGGCACCATCGTTCTGCAAATCAAATTGACTCTCTACATTGAAGGTTCCTGTACCTGTATAAGTAAGTGTAATTGCAGCATCACGTACTTCTGCGTTGGCATAGGTACTCGTACCCGATCCTGAGTAGGCGATGTTATTCGTTTCGAAATCTATGGCTGGAGCATAACCATTTGTCGTTACACCAAGCCCAATAGTGCCATCATTAGTGATGTCACCTCGGAAATTGATTACATGTGACCTGGACGCAGATAAGCCTGCGAGCGTCACTCCACTATCTCCTTCTCGATTGGCCATGCTGGCAGTGGACGCGACAGTTACGGCTCCGGTGACCGTCAAAGTAAAACCCGCATCGAGTTCGGCATCATCCGAATAGGGAAAGATCAAAGATCCCGTACCCTGAATGTCCAGAGAACTAATGGTGACTGAATTAGCATTCCCATGATCAGCATTAAAAATCACTTCAACACCTGTTGAAATAATCACATCACCAGCAGTAGGAACTGGATTTCCGCCCCAGGTGGCCGTATTGTTCCAATTGCCACTGACGGTTGCAGTGGTTTGTGCAAAAGAGGTAGTGGTCGCCAACATGGCGACAAGGATGATTAACTTGTCTAAAACTTTCAAAGCGCAGGGTCTTAAATGGGTGACTGTAATTTACATATCCCCTACGCCAAAGGCAAGATGTAGGTAAAAAAATTAATATTTTACCTCAATAATATACAATTCATTATCAGACTAATAATTTATCGGGACATTAGTTCAAAAAGATTCAAATCATTTTCATCGTAGGTTAAGTATCCCTGCCAGACATCTTCTACTTCATCATACAGAGCATGAAGAATTTCAAGTTTAGAAGTCGCTTTTTGCAGTGCCGGAAGGTCGCTTTTCAAAACGTCAATAATCCTTGAAAAATGCTGCTGCGCCAAGCCTCTTAAACGATAGACCAATTGCCTTTTTTCTTGTGCATCAAGGTAGAATAGTTCTTCATAGACTTTTAAACAACATCGATCAAAGAGTGCGTCTATCTCAGCTCTCAAACTCTGAACCTCAGGGATTAACATCCTAAAATTCAACCAGTTGAAATAGTCTTTGACTTCTTGATGGATGATTTTTTCGACATGAACTACTTCCTCGTTCCGCTTTCTTTTTGCAGCAGCGACTGTTTCATTGAGTGTATTGAGGTCAAATAGTTGGACGGTCGCACTTTTATTTATTATGGGATCAAAGTTCCGAGGCATACCCAGATCGATTAACAGTTGGATAGCTGTATTGGATAAATCTTGTTCCATCAACAGATACTGATCGGTCCAGGTCGCTCCAATCACGACTTCCACCTGATCGAAGTATTGACTTGCTTCCGTCAACGGAACGGCCTCCATGTTACTTTCTGTGCAAACGCCCTCCGCTCTGGTCAATTCTTTACTTACCACTAAGATTTGGTTCACGCGCAAACCTCTTAACATTTGCAAGATCAACCGGGACAATTCACCCGTACCAAAAATCATCACACGTAGTTCGTTTGTTTTGGGATAACGCGCCTGTATGCGATCACGAGTAATTGAAGTCAGAGAGGTTGCATATCTTCCGATCCCTGTCTCAGTTCTGGCTCGTTTTCCCACATGAATGGCACGCTTCACCAACTCATTCAACTCCGGACCCAATTGTTCAGATTTCGTAAACGCATTCCTCACCTGTCCAAGCACTTCGTGTTCTCCAATCGTTCTGGAATTTAGTCCACAAATTGTAGCATACCAGTGACTTACCGCCTGTTCTCCATTGAGCAGTAACAGGTGTTTTCTTTTTAATTCAGGAACCAGGTCTTTCAAAGATTGGATCAATGATTCCTCAACAATATTTAAGGTCAGAAAGGTGAATCGATGACAGGTCGCCATGACAAATATCTTCCCTATTGGTTTGAAGCAGTTGACCACTTCCTCCTTTTTTGAAGACAAGCATTCTCGAATACGAATTGGTGTTACTTCGTAATTCAGTTCTACTAAAACAACCTGGTTACTCATGCACGTCATAAGGATTTGATTTACGAAATCGATTCCTCAAAAATCCGTTGAGCCTATGTCATGTGAGATGCAGGTTGTCAATACTTAAACTGATTTTTGTCAGCTCTATCACTTCAATCATCTAAAAATACATCTGTACGGCCGCCCTGTATGTATTGGCATGAGCATCCAGAATCACTTTGATGTCTTTGGAATACCCACCCCCCATGGCAGCTACGACCGGCAAGCCGTATTCATACATTTTCTCAAAGACCATCAAATCACGCTCGGCACATCCTTCCGGCGACACCCCAAGTCGACCCAGTTTGTCCGATGCAAGGATATCTACACCTGATTGATAGAAAATGAAGTCTGGCTTCACACGATCAATCAAGTCACCTAGTGTTTGGCGCAATAAAGACAGATACTCATCATCTTTGATTCCATCATTCAGCGGAATGTCCAGATCAGAAAGTTCTTTTTTCAAGGGATAATTATGAGCCCCGTGCATACTAAAGGTAAAAACCCTGGGATCATCCTGGAAAATACGGGCCGTCCCGTTTCCCTGATGTACGTCCAGATCAACTACCAACACTTGCTTAGCAAGCTGATTATCAATTAGATGTCTTGCCGCAATCGCAATGTCGTTGAGCAGGCAAAAACCTTCGGCGCGATCCGCATACGCATGATGGGTACCTCCTGCGATGTTCATCGCCACCCCCCATTCCAGGGCATATTCCGCACATTGCAGGGTCCCTCCGTTAATGGTAATTTCGCGCTCCACCAGCTGTTGAGAGATCGGGAACCCACTTCTGCGCTCTTCTTGACGGGTCAGGTCAAGGGTCAGAAGTTTTCGCCAATAGGTATATTCATGTACCTTCAGGATTTCGAACTCCTCTAGCTTTCTTGGTGAAAAGAAAGCTGATTCATCAACAACACCCTCATGAACTAATTGCCTGGGAAGCAATTCATACTTTTCCATCGGAAAGCGATGGCCTTCGGGAAGTGGATGGTTATAAATGGGAG of the Cytophagales bacterium genome contains:
- a CDS encoding T9SS type A sorting domain-containing protein, translating into MKVLDKLIILVAMLATTTSFAQTTATVSGNWNNTATWGGNPVPTAGDVIISTGVEVIFNADHGNANSVTISSLDIQGTGSLIFPYSDDAELDAGFTLTVTGAVTVASTASMANREGDSGVTLAGLSASRSHVINFRGDITNDGTIGLGVTTNGYAPAIDFETNNIAYSGSGTSTYANAEVRDAAITLTYTGTGTFNVESQFDLQNDGAMTVNTSSGIVNFGSSTTDGGNAFEFEGNNTTFTLTDGTVNVDVNNSTDGQRVFQVDGTGVVLNVNGGTLNIGDLTTTGAGTVRITNQSTDFDFNIAGGTVNIADNIDFQNATSYMDLNISSGAMYVGTQDLGAEGNSELLNGVLTMTGGTLEYGENLNLDVLPTLSGGAVFSVGTNADFGTNFDIDFGNWNITTAFSFTADGGIDILAGNTLTVESGATLNIETEDVDDMSSMLDVSGTLSVEGGTVNIGGSAQTQLDTDLVIVQDGGAINILDGTFNLVTAATDGSQNTANFLELRETTSTLTVGDGTGSASTAVLNIGTSIVAQGSPTEEDLLSVIGDNSLVTVNTDGELNIGGGNIGSVLLNDDSNDTDPDDFLLVVAGGILNIAGALDIRQGTGFHMSSGTTNIGLENSGGVNDIDFIGERDPNAPTIFQVTGGTLSVGDGAMVITLGDEDDNPAYGSTTAYHEFEITGGTVNINGRLRQRDYNSRLILGGNATINFDAQAATDQDPDQNQLYLEAGIVNITGPVNINFIDPAKSTGTGEILAISQPGNTQNERITASFDGLGSDAIDFSNVTWGFGDGTSTSSSADGFDLSINTGHTNYGNWVINDPGNREVNFINSGNSYVVGDVTITQGILNMGTNNFDDDGTDGTFTIGSGGVLKLDTDFPGHTSDAFGTYSMASGSYVDYNGSATISNGHVPTNAAFGSLTVSGSGTVNLAGAGATQDTVFLTNGTLAAGTNLTMNANSVISKSAGTLTGTLQGANTYTVRYTGTSRSTDPGIDTEWSGSGTKSLAVDMDGGQTLTISNTALAIDDLSINSGILTDASLAHTVAGNLVANGSYTGTGSIALTGGASSHSITSTGTATLSNLIMNDANGASGDLSFNITGSLTLTEGILNVGSGTFTLASGATITGGGSTTFVAFDGASSSGGMVQTFTSSTDSKTYPIGIGTAYKPFQMALNSGSSFGALTVVPVTGGSQFTLDGSNTLDIDFYWLVNDGGNFSDTNADFTYNYDDSDIRGVESSYISARYDVSNPEWTTSDETTDGTDGVNAASNEATLKGVEFTDGHFTAGEEDEFAGVITTFYLISGVSDHDWNNGAHWTNTDGGSTPINRTPGTNSPVIIKGDDVTIDADGQSAGSITIESDGVMIIGENGGTPTTGHSFGTVSGTGTLRIVSGDTDAPTFPSENGADWSSFLGASGGTVEYSGNGGYLIPTAGGSYNNLVISSTSASANTKTLPNEDLTITGTFDVSGGFGTTVNISDDNNGNLSVTGNVTIASGDVLSFGSTNNRTVAFSGDLSVAGTFNVANSGTASHNLTISGSLTSTGTFDMNTGGSTVATTFNSASNTSITGAGSADFDRLIVNVGSSQATTLTADVTTLSITDQGSEVAESSIEFQNGTLVVSSASTVVLSNNGDVSIPATSALTLNNSSADFSLSTSGAGTLILSGGITISSGSLNVGDVTDNATDNSIRYEGTAGSISVDGSSSVLNVGGAIRPNVIDGSTALAFSLTNDGIVSIARNTSTNNRSVTSVANRSEADFVLDNAASSFTMSGTNTILEIVRSETSDGKAISITSAVTNATVTGGTVKVLQDAHDVGTSGITNTTNTSNDISAYSSIAFYNFSVGDGDYEGDYGAPDSSDATVLDLQVSNNLTINLNDDTADNGRFDFFRVDQTAAGNNDEANVVVGGNLTVTSGNIQVADGGDGGTVTFNGTGDQTLTTNGEIFGDITVNKASGSLILADALTIYGDWTHTQGTLNQGGNLITMTTPIGLQGSTITGDPTFDALTLSNTSGVTQTSGTTTLSSSGVLTISDNVIYDLGENGLSIQNQTTPFAGISVPGGADNTNMIRVSGTDAGVGLTYTYPDASTSGFIFPIGATINATDYYLPAQINLTAGGGAGSTANVTLITTQHPQVSDAENALNLYWSVTASSFNGSQTATHTYTYGSTSTDVVEGGDDTNFLDALNAGSPTFNWTEGSTTNVSGQVITFTDPGSDNIAGDFTAGVDAAFNPVTVFYTIRDGDWNNTATTTTPWTNDECAAGVRNEVTGIEPGSGDPVVICSGNTVTITTATGLASSGVEINGTLNSQIDDISTLNDISGNGTLAFDHTTATTPTFGTLASAFISGGTLDYGGTMAYTLPTNTNYHNLTLTNSGGLTLPNDVSLTGAFNMTAGSLTTGGFNLSGTGTFTMAASTTLTVSSSGSAPSGFSSYTFDATSTVDYSGGNQTILGGVTYGNLDLSRTSGDPASKTLDGNIVIVGDLDIGRRTELASSSFNVELQGNLTLDTRNNTNFDPGTGTFTFGGANAQSITFSNGSESETFNNLIIDKSGGSITASGVTDFTVSGALTITNGSLGMSSLPLTVEGTTTISSGASLTSSTTIDFNGDFSNAGTFTVPSTVTLAGNFNNTGTYTSGNNTLTLDNTTTAQSITGATTFNNLTIAKASGVDVTFNNAVTIDGTLSLANEGNIILSSGDLTISDGATITGNAGGTTSSDFGATRMIRTDGSGTAPAVVKNGDDSDVDWDLVFPVGVRDGGVDKYTPVTVGGTTDQIASTGTLSVRSVNGVSTDQSISSSATTLNRHFDLDITGIGGAVTFDLVFQYDDSDVQGSESDYNAAYSERSVDDGWNQPVASVTNVNAGNNQFGASATLNGTIDFSAAINTEWIAGNNDLLFPRYFTRAGGGVDCSLGCDWNDGTNWTLDDGGTTSAGSVPGADNAVTISSGHTMTMDNNTNSAQSITLTGTLDIAGTSGHSLGEITGTGTLEIDASGLEGYVDTGSGSTFFGQNGGTVSYLGDAAYNLPTVFTEYNNLTIGGTTQDSHDKSLGIGLIIFGNLTLGNTDLENPSDLSLELRGSFTSSGGNFNVADGTFVFSNTATANLPGNLTFGSAGSLTLDNFGEKDLTGALVIENLSINSSSGTFDANSNTITVTGNWDNQASSNLLSNPGTVTFNGADAQQIDGDNTFAAVNISTSSTAVTIGSGTQTSGAITLATGTSLTLGTNTLRVDGALDVDQGTFSGASGTVVFTSTTDPETQADAITVATLEIDKGASTNTFDNDPQTVTFTNLVVTSGEYDGPDLNIPGNFSVASGAAIDVTGISTMDLNGDFTVGSTLNLSGLTSMSLSGNLINNGTFTPPATVTLDGASAQTISGSSATGFTNLEVNNTDAGTADVTLNANVSISGHLDFQDGIVVPGTGTLTFNDNATVRYDGVAETTPTGGSNDGNSFVAGAVSKIGDDDFVFPIGEGSRYARLGIQPQSGDVADQYTGQYSFAASASATATKAGDIVRVSGLEHWDLTRDNGSTNVIPTLFYDGSSGVNAPSRLLVAHYNGSVWEDLGNAAFSSGTVTAASPMTSFSPVTLATSKDDTNPLPVEMLYFEAGIEQNSVSLEWSTASELNNDFFEVQRSLDGINYEVLAEVSGNGSTDEVHVYHYEDRFPIPGVQYYRLRQVDFDGAFEYSDIIVVEYAPNGSQFKAKLFPNPMIEQEMTVELQTNDFTTPVSIEILDLAGRLVTSERYEVSSSNNQMLIDVSDLQTGTYLIRIRQRDQLIILKRAVMTR
- a CDS encoding histone deacetylase, with the translated sequence MLKIAWAPIYNHPLPEGHRFPMEKYELLPRQLVHEGVVDESAFFSPRKLEEFEILKVHEYTYWRKLLTLDLTRQEERRSGFPISQQLVEREITINGGTLQCAEYALEWGVAMNIAGGTHHAYADRAEGFCLLNDIAIAARHLIDNQLAKQVLVVDLDVHQGNGTARIFQDDPRVFTFSMHGAHNYPLKKELSDLDIPLNDGIKDDEYLSLLRQTLGDLIDRVKPDFIFYQSGVDILASDKLGRLGVSPEGCAERDLMVFEKMYEYGLPVVAAMGGGYSKDIKVILDAHANTYRAAVQMYF